The Metabacillus litoralis genome contains a region encoding:
- a CDS encoding aminotransferase-like domain-containing protein: MNVTSFFSENIKAALKNDPPGEWMPNLPENIIRLSSGYPTPDLMPVDEMKDAVANLFEEEKDLPLHYLGSPKMDKLREQIQQRLLERGIDVSDKELLVTSGACQAIDLIARILIDEETVVMTESPTYMEALEIFKNYTQHFMTIPLDQDGIQTDVLEDMLAERKRKKLTLPRFLYTIPTFQNPTGTTLSQERREHLLKLASIYNFLILEDDAYGELSFHSSPRPLKAMDKENRVLHVGSLSKVVSPGMRVGWVACDPEFINALFWFKKDLDHSFSQASMASFLEKVDYQNRLSVLRETYRVKCDVLLSALQQYLPKSVSWYVPDGGYFVWVKISGVDTGELLEKALDEGVSYIPGKFFFLEKQEGSEYLRLSFSYEGEMEIREGIKKLGKVVKSFM; this comes from the coding sequence GTGAATGTTACTTCTTTTTTCTCTGAAAATATAAAAGCTGCACTAAAAAACGACCCACCTGGGGAATGGATGCCCAACCTTCCAGAGAATATTATTCGGCTAAGTTCTGGCTACCCAACTCCTGACTTAATGCCAGTTGATGAGATGAAGGATGCTGTAGCCAACCTGTTTGAAGAGGAGAAGGATTTACCACTCCATTATCTTGGAAGTCCCAAGATGGACAAATTGAGAGAGCAAATTCAACAACGATTACTAGAGCGTGGGATAGATGTATCGGATAAAGAGCTTTTAGTTACATCTGGAGCTTGTCAGGCAATTGATCTTATTGCCCGTATACTCATTGATGAGGAAACAGTGGTGATGACAGAGTCGCCAACTTACATGGAGGCTTTAGAAATTTTCAAAAACTATACCCAACATTTTATGACAATTCCCTTAGATCAGGATGGTATTCAAACGGATGTGTTAGAAGATATGCTTGCTGAAAGAAAAAGGAAAAAGCTTACCCTTCCACGATTTTTATATACAATTCCAACGTTTCAAAATCCCACAGGAACGACTTTATCGCAAGAACGCAGAGAACATCTATTAAAGCTTGCGAGCATCTATAATTTTCTTATTTTAGAGGATGATGCATATGGTGAGTTAAGCTTTCATTCGAGTCCGAGACCGCTAAAGGCAATGGATAAAGAAAACCGTGTTTTACATGTTGGTTCACTATCAAAGGTCGTTTCACCAGGAATGCGGGTTGGCTGGGTTGCTTGTGATCCTGAATTTATTAATGCTTTATTTTGGTTTAAAAAAGACCTTGATCATTCTTTTTCACAGGCTAGCATGGCATCTTTTTTAGAAAAAGTAGATTACCAAAATAGACTGTCTGTTTTAAGAGAAACTTACAGGGTTAAGTGTGATGTGTTACTTTCTGCCTTGCAGCAGTATCTTCCTAAATCAGTTTCCTGGTATGTGCCTGATGGAGGCTATTTTGTATGGGTGAAAATTTCAGGTGTTGATACAGGAGAATTGTTAGAAAAGGCTTTAGACGAGGGTGTATCGTATATTCCTGGGAAGTTCTTTTTCTTAGAGAAACAGGAAGGAAGCGAGTATCTACGTCTTTCTTTTAGCTATGAAGGTGAGATGGAAATTAGGGAGGGAATTAAGAAGCTTGGTAAAGTAGTAAAATCTTTTATGTAG
- a CDS encoding fumarylacetoacetate hydrolase family protein, with protein MKIAIFNENLLGIIQGNKIIDVSNAVEWKPSNPGESFQRLIENYGVLKGRIEDALATSTSYPLSSVKLHSPVPSTKKIWAAPVNYKNHQIEMNKMFNNAPRTIEDLALFLKSPESLSGPNDPIILPFKDRRTDHEAELGYIVGKKAKNVKAEDAKNYIFGYFALLDISIRGNEERTWRKSFDTFTPIGPWIVTADEIEDPNDLKMTLWVNDEIRQDGSTKHLIYDCYKCFEVACNNMTLNAGDIIATGTPEGVGPIEHGDKVKIEIEQIGGFEVDVCHAVEKIEC; from the coding sequence ATGAAAATCGCGATTTTTAACGAGAATTTACTTGGAATTATTCAAGGAAATAAAATCATTGATGTATCAAATGCAGTGGAATGGAAGCCGTCTAACCCAGGTGAATCCTTTCAACGCCTTATTGAAAACTATGGTGTGTTGAAAGGAAGAATAGAGGATGCCTTGGCAACGAGTACATCATATCCTTTATCTAGTGTAAAGCTTCATTCACCTGTACCATCCACAAAGAAAATTTGGGCTGCACCGGTTAATTATAAAAACCATCAAATTGAAATGAACAAAATGTTTAACAATGCCCCGAGAACGATTGAAGATTTGGCATTATTTCTAAAGTCTCCTGAATCACTTTCGGGACCGAACGACCCGATTATTCTACCTTTTAAAGACCGTCGAACAGATCATGAAGCAGAGCTTGGCTATATTGTTGGTAAAAAAGCAAAAAACGTAAAAGCAGAAGATGCAAAAAACTATATTTTCGGATATTTTGCTCTGTTAGATATATCAATTAGAGGAAATGAAGAAAGAACATGGAGAAAGTCGTTTGATACGTTTACACCAATTGGTCCATGGATTGTCACTGCCGATGAAATTGAAGATCCTAATGATTTAAAAATGACTTTGTGGGTAAATGATGAAATACGTCAGGATGGAAGTACAAAGCATTTGATTTATGATTGCTATAAGTGTTTTGAGGTGGCTTGTAATAATATGACTCTAAATGCTGGAGATATTATTGCAACAGGTACTCCAGAAGGCGTTGGTCCAATTGAGCATGGTGATAAGGTAAAGATTGAAATTGAACAAATTGGTGGATTTGAGGTCGATGTTTGCCACGCAGTTGAAAAAATAGAATGCTAG
- a CDS encoding cupin domain-containing protein encodes MAEKNEFFNSTIVQDFNRDIEQYHLGPLWNAIPDLMKHTPEPHAQAYLWKSELLMKKLQEATQIFTPDRGGERRAIYLQNPGLNYRKPWGWASTTQTLYAAVQLIQPGETAPSHRHVQNALRFVMEGEGAYSIVQGERIFMERGDFLTTPNGLWHGHGHEGDKPMIWMDCLDIPTIYYLGGTFFEPYPDRIEQPSLPDNYSSQRYEGGMVRPISDRHSKKAPLGSYKWQGTETAINGLSRFEPDPYDGYAIEYMNPSNGDTACPTIAAWMQKLPAGFRGKAHRHTHASIYHVHEGEGYTIINGVRFDWSKGDFFVVPNWALHEHVASSDSYLFSTNDLPILEKFGLERKQEYDKNNGYQTITGEFTPVLG; translated from the coding sequence ATGGCTGAAAAGAATGAATTTTTTAACAGTACGATTGTTCAGGATTTTAATAGAGACATAGAGCAATACCATTTAGGACCCTTATGGAATGCAATTCCGGATTTAATGAAGCATACCCCTGAACCACATGCACAGGCATACTTATGGAAAAGTGAATTGTTAATGAAAAAGCTACAGGAAGCTACACAAATTTTCACTCCAGATCGTGGGGGAGAAAGAAGAGCGATTTATTTACAAAACCCAGGTCTTAATTACAGAAAGCCATGGGGTTGGGCATCGACGACTCAAACACTATACGCTGCCGTTCAATTAATACAGCCTGGTGAAACTGCACCATCTCATCGACATGTGCAAAATGCGCTTCGTTTTGTTATGGAAGGTGAAGGAGCATACTCCATTGTCCAAGGTGAAAGAATCTTCATGGAAAGAGGAGATTTCTTAACAACACCAAACGGTCTATGGCACGGTCATGGACATGAAGGTGATAAACCAATGATTTGGATGGACTGTCTTGATATACCAACAATCTACTATCTTGGCGGAACATTCTTTGAACCATATCCAGATCGGATTGAGCAGCCTAGTCTTCCAGATAACTATAGTTCACAGCGTTATGAAGGAGGAATGGTTCGTCCAATTTCGGACCGGCATTCGAAAAAAGCCCCTCTAGGTTCCTATAAATGGCAAGGAACAGAGACAGCAATCAACGGCTTAAGCCGATTTGAGCCAGATCCATATGATGGCTATGCAATTGAGTATATGAATCCTTCAAATGGTGACACAGCATGTCCTACTATTGCCGCTTGGATGCAGAAGCTTCCCGCTGGATTTAGAGGAAAAGCACACCGCCATACACATGCTTCTATCTATCACGTGCATGAAGGAGAAGGGTATACAATTATTAATGGCGTTCGATTTGATTGGTCAAAAGGAGATTTCTTTGTTGTACCAAACTGGGCGTTACACGAGCACGTTGCTTCAAGTGATAGTTATTTATTCTCAACAAATGATTTGCCAATCTTAGAGAAATTCGGGTTGGAGCGTAAACAAGAGTATGATAAGAATAATGGATATCAGACGATAACTGGTGAATTCACTCCAGTTCTAGGGTAA
- a CDS encoding IclR family transcriptional regulator, with amino-acid sequence MNKDTPVKAILSSVKNAMRILRLFKKGQEELSVTEIASLIDLPKSTAHRLISELVYEGFLSKNPKTNHYRLGLSLLTLGGVVFSHRDLYLEAQPIVDNLVDELGETAHICLLEDNEVVYLFRKECDQPERLLTYMGRKNPIHCTSEGLAIMAFQKQKIINSFLNNTLYPYTEFTLTDPREIREEMSKIRKKGYAITPNHFYKGFVGIAAPIYDHTENVVASVSIISSMSRITEDKYPLFIDKIKAAGSQISEMLGYFK; translated from the coding sequence ATGAATAAGGATACCCCTGTAAAAGCCATCTTATCATCAGTTAAAAATGCAATGAGAATATTACGCTTGTTCAAAAAGGGACAGGAAGAATTAAGTGTAACCGAGATTGCAAGTCTCATTGATTTACCAAAAAGCACTGCACATCGATTAATTTCGGAGCTGGTTTATGAGGGTTTTTTATCTAAAAATCCAAAAACAAATCATTATCGTTTAGGACTATCACTTCTTACATTAGGTGGTGTTGTGTTTAGTCATAGAGATCTCTATCTTGAGGCACAACCTATAGTAGACAATCTTGTAGATGAGTTAGGGGAAACCGCTCATATATGTCTTCTCGAAGATAATGAAGTTGTTTATTTGTTTCGAAAAGAATGTGATCAGCCTGAAAGACTTTTAACATATATGGGAAGGAAAAATCCTATTCATTGTACAAGTGAAGGGTTAGCTATTATGGCATTTCAAAAACAAAAGATAATAAACAGCTTCTTAAATAATACTCTTTACCCTTACACTGAGTTCACGCTAACAGATCCAAGGGAAATAAGAGAGGAAATGAGTAAAATTAGAAAAAAAGGCTATGCCATTACACCAAACCACTTTTACAAAGGCTTTGTTGGAATTGCTGCCCCTATTTATGATCATACAGAAAACGTAGTAGCTTCTGTTTCAATCATTAGCTCAATGTCTCGTATTACGGAGGATAAATATCCTCTATTCATTGATAAAATAAAAGCAGCAGGAAGTCAGATTTCTGAAATGCTGGGTTACTTTAAATAA
- a CDS encoding cupin domain-containing protein, translating to MAKNDVFVKEELEQYYDGMKKQHLGPLWYDLGHMVTKEPVHDVEPYLWKWKTIREYVLKAGELLEPGKDAERRVVYLQNPSLLKRGLVGYGTHTLYAGIQLLLPGESAPSHHHSQSAIRFVIEGDGAYTAVNGEKTYMERGDMILTPAWTWHEHKHEGTEPMFWLDGLDVGLVKTMAASFFEPYEEETYPMEAPENYSTKQFSMGAFKKLNESKEPGYPSPIFGYKFDRVKYLLDEMTESDNDPYDGYAIEYINPTTGGSADSRIGTMMQKLKSGQQTKAHRHVHSAIFHVLEGSGYTVINGEKFEWEKGDFFILPPWSMHEHVNTGESDVFLFSFNDKPVMEKLDLEYSEVYKENDGHQIVEKVFVPDNTL from the coding sequence ATGGCAAAAAACGATGTGTTTGTTAAAGAGGAATTGGAACAGTATTACGATGGGATGAAGAAGCAGCATTTAGGACCGCTTTGGTATGACCTCGGACATATGGTTACAAAGGAGCCTGTTCATGATGTTGAACCATATTTGTGGAAATGGAAAACAATCCGAGAATATGTGTTAAAAGCAGGAGAGTTACTTGAACCAGGTAAGGATGCTGAGCGACGCGTTGTTTATTTACAAAATCCAAGTTTATTAAAACGAGGTCTTGTAGGTTATGGTACACATACTCTATATGCTGGTATTCAATTGCTGTTACCAGGTGAAAGTGCACCATCACACCATCATTCACAGTCAGCAATTCGCTTTGTTATTGAAGGAGACGGAGCATATACAGCCGTTAATGGGGAGAAAACATATATGGAGCGTGGAGATATGATTTTAACTCCGGCATGGACGTGGCATGAACATAAACATGAAGGAACGGAGCCGATGTTTTGGCTTGATGGACTAGATGTTGGACTAGTGAAAACAATGGCTGCCTCATTTTTTGAACCATATGAAGAGGAAACCTATCCAATGGAAGCACCTGAAAACTATTCAACAAAGCAATTTTCAATGGGTGCATTTAAGAAGCTTAATGAATCAAAGGAGCCTGGTTATCCTTCACCAATCTTTGGATATAAGTTTGATCGAGTGAAGTATTTATTAGATGAAATGACAGAATCAGATAACGATCCTTATGATGGCTATGCGATTGAATATATTAACCCAACAACTGGAGGCTCTGCAGATTCTCGAATTGGAACGATGATGCAAAAGCTTAAATCCGGTCAACAAACAAAAGCACATCGACATGTGCATAGTGCTATCTTCCATGTTCTTGAAGGCTCAGGCTATACGGTTATTAATGGAGAGAAGTTTGAGTGGGAAAAAGGTGACTTTTTTATCTTACCGCCATGGAGTATGCATGAACATGTAAACACTGGAGAAAGTGATGTATTCTTGTTTTCATTTAATGACAAACCTGTTATGGAAAAATTAGACCTTGAGTACAGTGAAGTATATAAAGAAAATGATGGCCATCAAATTGTGGAAAAGGTATTTGTACCGGATAACACGCTATAA
- a CDS encoding IclR family transcriptional regulator has translation MKEKRDSSLANALSILKGFTMDHPEQGVTDVAKSLGLSKSTVHRLLASMASEGFVYKDPRSNRYSLGTSVLTLTNLVSSQLPILNESVPVLNMLTERTGESSHLGILEDHHMIYLQKVECDNPTSLFTHIGKRHPIHATSIGQVILAFQEHEVRGQLLPDKLEGYTNNTITSHESLYEKLNLIKAEKHAVCVEELQEHVMAIAAPIFNEKGKVLAAINIVGPANRMKSKLKSHRLIEEVIRSGEKMTELVRLRKSKENNRYKG, from the coding sequence TTGAAGGAGAAAAGAGACTCATCTCTAGCAAATGCTTTGAGTATTTTAAAAGGCTTTACAATGGACCATCCTGAACAAGGTGTAACAGATGTTGCCAAAAGTTTAGGGTTAAGCAAAAGTACCGTTCACAGACTTCTTGCCTCTATGGCAAGTGAAGGCTTTGTTTATAAAGATCCTCGTTCAAATCGTTATAGCTTAGGAACATCTGTCTTAACCTTAACAAATCTTGTGAGTTCACAGTTACCGATTTTAAATGAATCAGTTCCTGTTTTAAATATGCTAACGGAAAGAACAGGTGAATCCTCACATCTTGGGATTCTTGAAGATCATCATATGATTTACCTTCAAAAGGTTGAGTGTGATAACCCAACATCACTGTTTACACATATCGGGAAAAGACATCCAATTCATGCAACAAGTATTGGTCAAGTTATACTGGCTTTTCAGGAGCATGAAGTAAGGGGACAACTTTTGCCCGATAAGTTGGAAGGTTATACAAACAACACAATAACTTCCCATGAAAGTTTATACGAAAAGTTAAATCTTATTAAAGCAGAAAAACATGCTGTTTGTGTCGAAGAATTACAAGAACATGTGATGGCAATTGCAGCACCAATCTTTAATGAGAAGGGGAAAGTGTTAGCAGCCATTAATATTGTCGGGCCGGCAAATCGGATGAAAAGTAAGTTAAAAAGTCATAGATTAATTGAGGAAGTTATACGTTCGGGAGAGAAAATGACTGAATTAGTAAGGCTACGAAAGAGTAAAGAGAATAATCGTTACAAAGGCTGA
- a CDS encoding fumarylacetoacetate hydrolase family protein: MKLVSFTKDGITRIGAIENENVIDLNAAYCSLLESEGKLRAEKIAEAFVPGEMMEFLQGGSESIEEAKKAIAYAISNAEVKGRKLVFAISDVKIEAPVPAPGKMICVGHNYREHILEMKRELPPHPVVFAKFANTVVGPQDDIPFHPISEQLDYEAEFAFVIGQRARNVSQDEALKYVAGYTIVNDVTYRDLQRRTLQWLQGKAVDGSAPMGPWLVTADELTNPSGLDIVLTVNGEERQRSNTANLVFSVPYLVEFLSNIMTLEPGDIILTGTPGGVGVARDPQVFLKDGDVVRIEVEQVGVLENKVKQTAEVPVS; encoded by the coding sequence TTGAAACTAGTATCGTTTACGAAAGATGGGATCACCCGAATTGGAGCAATAGAGAATGAAAACGTGATTGATTTAAACGCAGCTTATTGTTCCTTACTTGAGTCAGAAGGAAAGCTACGTGCGGAAAAAATTGCTGAAGCTTTTGTTCCAGGAGAAATGATGGAATTTCTACAAGGTGGGTCTGAGAGCATTGAGGAAGCAAAAAAGGCAATTGCTTATGCGATAAGTAATGCTGAAGTAAAGGGGCGTAAGCTTGTATTTGCCATTTCAGATGTGAAAATAGAGGCACCTGTTCCTGCTCCTGGCAAAATGATTTGCGTTGGTCATAATTATCGTGAGCATATTTTAGAAATGAAGCGTGAATTGCCTCCACATCCAGTTGTTTTTGCTAAATTTGCCAATACAGTTGTTGGACCGCAGGATGATATTCCATTTCATCCAATTTCAGAGCAGCTGGACTATGAAGCTGAATTTGCTTTTGTGATTGGACAACGTGCACGCAATGTTTCACAAGATGAGGCTCTTAAATATGTGGCGGGATATACGATTGTGAATGATGTTACGTATCGTGATTTACAACGTCGAACATTACAGTGGCTCCAAGGCAAGGCAGTAGATGGAAGCGCTCCAATGGGTCCTTGGTTAGTTACAGCAGATGAACTAACAAATCCATCTGGATTAGATATCGTTTTAACGGTGAATGGAGAAGAGCGTCAACGTTCTAATACTGCGAATCTTGTTTTCTCGGTTCCTTATCTTGTTGAATTTTTATCGAATATTATGACGCTTGAGCCAGGCGATATTATTCTGACTGGCACACCAGGAGGAGTAGGGGTCGCAAGGGATCCACAAGTGTTTTTAAAAGATGGCGATGTGGTTCGAATTGAGGTCGAGCAGGTGGGAGTTCTTGAAAATAAAGTGAAACAAACAGCGGAGGTGCCAGTATCATGA
- a CDS encoding DinB family protein yields MTKTLQTSAIESVQLSIQSIIGVVKNLSEKEIRWNPSAEEWSIMQIITHVAEAIPYWVREIQQIKEHPEKAWGRGLTDETRLKTVSVENVNSLQISDVLDQLASIPVYVEETLRALSSKDLEIIAPSRNPRFDGKSVEFIVNHLIVEHVEKHEHQIQRNLSKYSQE; encoded by the coding sequence ATGACCAAAACATTACAAACGAGCGCGATTGAATCTGTTCAATTATCAATTCAAAGCATCATTGGAGTAGTAAAGAACCTTTCAGAGAAGGAAATTAGATGGAATCCATCAGCGGAAGAATGGTCTATTATGCAAATTATTACTCATGTTGCTGAAGCCATTCCTTATTGGGTGAGGGAGATTCAACAGATAAAAGAGCATCCTGAGAAAGCTTGGGGTCGAGGCTTAACGGATGAAACAAGATTGAAAACAGTGTCGGTGGAAAATGTAAACAGTCTGCAGATTTCGGATGTACTAGACCAACTTGCCTCCATTCCAGTTTATGTTGAAGAAACGCTGCGAGCCCTTTCAAGTAAGGATTTAGAAATCATTGCTCCAAGCCGTAACCCACGCTTTGATGGAAAATCAGTTGAGTTTATCGTGAACCATTTAATCGTGGAGCATGTTGAAAAGCACGAACATCAAATTCAACGCAATTTATCAAAGTATAGTCAGGAATAG
- a CDS encoding FAD-dependent oxidoreductase — MSNRKKCDVIVVGAGPVGLVAGLALQKKGISSVVIEAEPYGRERPGSRAIYLHSATLKLLEETAKGLGFTLARNGIIWPVKRTLYKGKEVYVRNYGVTNNKDPHKLPHFTALHQDEIEKHIYEECLEAGVEFSWNSPVDTLEIGKDRVILTTKSGEEWEAKYIIGSDGARSVVREQAGLKFEGPRTNDTFLVVDVKEDAENPLPLERTFHYQHPAMGGRNVMFVPFKGGWRVDLQLLENDNPDEFSNIEGVKKWLPNVMDSKYAERITWVSTYRFHQVVANSFTDEGHRVLLAGEAAHLFAPFGARGLNSGVPDALLAVRGIEKALKANSEEERTEAIEAVANERRIAALWNRDGSSTALHHLQGNALDMNMKRELAASLVSIIPRLGRWLDEGPYGPKFGPPELTTKY, encoded by the coding sequence ATGTCGAATCGAAAGAAATGTGATGTGATCGTTGTTGGTGCTGGTCCGGTTGGACTTGTGGCTGGCCTTGCTTTACAAAAAAAGGGGATTTCTTCAGTTGTTATAGAAGCAGAGCCATATGGACGTGAACGCCCTGGGAGTCGTGCCATTTATTTGCATAGTGCCACGTTAAAGCTTTTAGAAGAAACAGCAAAAGGACTTGGTTTTACTCTAGCAAGAAACGGAATTATATGGCCAGTAAAAAGAACTTTGTACAAAGGTAAAGAAGTGTATGTACGTAATTATGGAGTAACAAATAACAAGGATCCTCATAAACTACCGCATTTTACAGCACTTCATCAAGATGAAATTGAAAAACATATTTATGAAGAATGCTTGGAAGCTGGTGTGGAGTTTTCCTGGAATTCACCAGTAGATACATTGGAAATTGGGAAAGATCGTGTGATTTTAACGACGAAATCTGGTGAAGAATGGGAAGCTAAATACATTATTGGTAGTGATGGGGCTCGTTCTGTAGTTCGGGAACAAGCGGGCTTAAAGTTTGAGGGTCCGAGAACAAATGATACTTTCCTTGTCGTCGATGTTAAAGAAGACGCGGAGAATCCGCTTCCTCTTGAGAGAACATTCCATTATCAACACCCTGCAATGGGAGGACGTAATGTGATGTTTGTTCCTTTTAAAGGTGGTTGGCGTGTCGACCTTCAATTACTAGAAAACGATAATCCAGATGAGTTTTCAAATATTGAAGGAGTGAAAAAGTGGCTACCCAACGTAATGGATTCAAAATACGCGGAAAGAATTACATGGGTATCAACATATCGTTTTCATCAGGTTGTTGCTAATTCGTTTACAGACGAAGGACATAGAGTTCTTCTTGCGGGGGAAGCAGCTCATTTGTTCGCTCCATTTGGTGCTCGCGGTCTAAACTCTGGAGTTCCTGATGCACTGTTAGCTGTTCGTGGAATCGAAAAAGCGCTAAAAGCTAATTCAGAAGAAGAGCGAACAGAAGCCATTGAGGCGGTGGCAAATGAACGTAGAATTGCAGCGTTGTGGAACCGTGACGGCTCAAGCACAGCTCTACATCATTTACAAGGAAATGCCCTCGATATGAATATGAAGCGTGAATTGGCGGCATCTCTTGTATCCATTATTCCTAGATTGGGACGTTGGTTAGATGAAGGTCCTTATGGCCCTAAATTTGGACCACCTGAATTAACAACAAAATATTAA
- a CDS encoding acyl-CoA dehydrogenase family protein has translation MLREKEKLHYLNNDVELDEVFIPEEFNQEHEMMKDLVEKFVVKDVRPSLQKIENQQFDETVRLLKEAGALGLISADIPEAVGGLGLGKVSATILSEKMAPARSFAITFGGQTGIGALPIAYFGTDKQKEKYLPAILTGDLITAYALTEPGAGTDAMNIKTTAVTSECNRYYILNGEKQWISNAGFAGLFIVFAKVEGERFTAFIIEKNFDGVSIGPEEKKMGLKGSSTCSVILDNVKVPKENIIGEIGRGHIIALNVLNIGRHKIAATSLGTAKHAIELAITYANQRRQFGKPLSSFHLIKDKIADMVIKTYVNESSIYRTAGLLEKSFNQLADQEDVASAISNLAVECSINKVMSTETLDFVVDEALQMHGGYGYMTEYEIETLYRDSRITRIFEGTNEINRLNIASTILKTYEKPIEQTKAQDGILIQEKQTLHLLKKLYHAMIFSIQKYDLVKLNEEQEVAAFLADLVSCIYAIESAILRTEKVIKLSGFDRNQQKLDYTILYTHEQSQQLAIRALNLLPHLGDEESLSQLACRLVRSSQKDFVKAKRRIADFIIKEEKYKS, from the coding sequence ATGCTCAGGGAAAAAGAGAAACTGCATTATCTAAACAATGATGTTGAGCTTGATGAAGTATTTATCCCGGAGGAGTTTAATCAAGAGCATGAAATGATGAAAGACTTAGTTGAGAAGTTTGTTGTTAAGGACGTAAGACCCTCCCTACAAAAAATAGAAAATCAGCAGTTTGATGAAACGGTACGACTGCTGAAAGAAGCCGGTGCGCTTGGATTAATCAGTGCAGATATCCCAGAGGCTGTTGGAGGTCTAGGTCTTGGTAAAGTCTCCGCAACGATACTTTCAGAAAAGATGGCACCTGCTCGTTCTTTTGCGATAACATTTGGCGGGCAAACCGGGATTGGTGCTCTTCCGATTGCTTATTTTGGAACAGATAAGCAAAAAGAAAAATACTTACCCGCCATTTTAACTGGAGATCTTATTACAGCCTACGCATTAACAGAGCCTGGAGCTGGGACCGATGCTATGAATATAAAAACAACAGCCGTCACTTCCGAATGTAATCGTTACTATATTTTGAATGGGGAAAAGCAGTGGATTTCAAACGCTGGTTTTGCTGGTCTTTTTATCGTGTTTGCAAAAGTGGAGGGAGAAAGGTTTACTGCCTTTATTATAGAAAAAAACTTCGATGGAGTATCGATTGGTCCAGAGGAAAAAAAGATGGGGCTAAAGGGATCTTCTACTTGTTCGGTTATTCTAGACAATGTGAAGGTTCCTAAGGAAAACATCATTGGTGAAATTGGAAGAGGGCATATCATTGCACTTAATGTCTTAAATATAGGACGACATAAAATAGCTGCCACATCACTTGGAACAGCCAAGCATGCGATTGAGCTAGCGATCACTTATGCCAATCAGCGAAGACAATTTGGAAAGCCACTCTCTAGCTTTCATTTAATTAAGGATAAAATTGCCGATATGGTGATCAAAACATATGTAAATGAAAGTTCTATTTATCGAACAGCAGGATTGTTAGAAAAGTCTTTTAACCAATTAGCCGATCAAGAAGATGTTGCATCAGCAATCAGCAATCTCGCAGTTGAATGCTCTATCAATAAGGTGATGTCAACAGAAACACTAGATTTTGTTGTAGATGAAGCCCTTCAAATGCATGGAGGCTATGGATACATGACCGAATACGAAATTGAAACATTATATCGTGATTCCAGAATCACTCGTATTTTTGAAGGGACAAATGAAATTAATCGATTAAATATAGCCTCGACAATACTTAAAACGTATGAAAAGCCGATTGAACAAACAAAAGCGCAAGATGGAATTCTCATTCAGGAAAAACAAACTCTTCATCTATTAAAAAAATTGTATCATGCAATGATTTTTTCTATACAAAAATATGATTTGGTCAAGTTAAACGAAGAACAAGAAGTTGCGGCATTTCTTGCTGACCTTGTTTCATGTATCTATGCAATCGAGAGTGCGATATTAAGAACAGAAAAGGTGATTAAATTATCCGGCTTCGATAGAAACCAGCAAAAGCTAGATTACACAATATTGTACACACATGAACAATCACAGCAATTAGCGATAAGAGCATTAAATCTCTTGCCGCATTTAGGTGATGAAGAATCGTTATCCCAACTGGCATGCCGACTCGTGAGAAGTAGTCAGAAGGATTTTGTAAAGGCAAAACGAAGGATTGCTGACTTCATTATAAAAGAAGAAAAATATAAATCTTAA
- a CDS encoding acyl-CoA thioesterase, translating into MKNNYDFKVRWGDTDAAGIVFYPNFYKWMDEATHEYLSAIGYPSSKLFQEQQIGCPILEANCQFKQPLLFEDSVRVQSTVQEIQNKVFKISHVFLRGEKEIAKGYEVRAWTSFKEKPKAQPIPEEVRAKMLQPDQTVEV; encoded by the coding sequence ATGAAAAACAACTATGATTTTAAGGTGAGATGGGGAGATACAGATGCTGCAGGTATCGTATTTTATCCCAATTTTTATAAATGGATGGATGAGGCAACACATGAATATTTATCAGCCATTGGCTATCCATCTTCCAAGTTATTTCAAGAACAGCAAATAGGCTGTCCGATTCTTGAGGCAAATTGTCAATTCAAGCAACCACTTTTATTTGAAGATTCTGTTAGAGTTCAAAGCACAGTTCAGGAAATTCAAAATAAAGTGTTTAAAATTAGTCATGTGTTCTTAAGGGGAGAAAAAGAAATAGCAAAAGGATATGAAGTTCGTGCTTGGACTTCTTTTAAAGAAAAGCCAAAAGCACAGCCAATTCCCGAAGAAGTTCGAGCAAAAATGCTACAGCCTGACCAAACTGTGGAGGTTTAA